GACCACGCTCGCCGCATCGCCGATTTCGGCAGCGATGCTTGCGCCGGCAATCCCGGCACCAATTACGGCAATATCGTAGCGAGGATTCACTGGGGCGGCGCCACCCGGCCCAGGAATTCGGAAATCGCATCCATTGCGCGGTCTCGCACCGCATCGATCTCGCGCAGTATCTCGTGGTGGGCTTCTTCGCCGAAGCCGACAAGTTCGGCATTCGGCAGCCGCGCCGCCGCCTGTTCGGTTGCGGGATACGACACCAGCTTGTCATTCGATGTCGCCACCAGCAGCACGGGCGTGGTCACGCTTTCGAGCCTGCCGGGCGCAAACAGCCCCCGCATCGAGGCATAGGCCTGCTCGACCCACCCCCAACTGCCCGGACCCATGACCAGTTCTGGGCGGTGTTCGCGCCACCACAATTCGTCCTGATAGCGATCATCGTCATGCGTGAGGAGAGACTGGCGCGACGCCGGAATGGCGCCCGGCTTCTCGCTCCATTTCCACGCCGGACGCATCGGATCGCCGATCTTGTTCATAAGCTTGGCGGCCGTGTGGCCGACAGCAGCTGGGAGCGGTCCGACGAAGCCCAGCATCGGAGCGGACAGGACCAGCGCATCGGGATCGGTCACGCCGTCGGCCACGGTCCGCAACACCAGATGACCGCCCATCGAGTGTCCGGCTAGGATATAGGGCCCGGGCCGCTCGCTCTTCCATTTCGACCAGAAGGCACCGAGATCCTCGACCCACAGCGCGAAATCGTCAACGTGGCCGGTCACGGGATCCTTGCCCAATCGGCCCGAGCCTGCCTGCCCGCGCCAGTCGGCCGCCGTGACCTGCCATCCCGCGCGATGCCATTGCTCGAGCGTTTCGAGATATTTCTCGTAATTGTCGCCGCGACCGGGAAGGAACAGGATCGAGCCCCGCGCAATCGGCTCGCC
This region of Altererythrobacter sp. CAU 1644 genomic DNA includes:
- a CDS encoding alpha/beta fold hydrolase; the protein is MGAGATGYHLPKSNQCRRLAISDSSKGPAYHIDRRAIPPAARESIWQAGDGHELRRIDWPGARDADGEPIARGSILFLPGRGDNYEKYLETLEQWHRAGWQVTAADWRGQAGSGRLGKDPVTGHVDDFALWVEDLGAFWSKWKSERPGPYILAGHSMGGHLVLRTVADGVTDPDALVLSAPMLGFVGPLPAAVGHTAAKLMNKIGDPMRPAWKWSEKPGAIPASRQSLLTHDDDRYQDELWWREHRPELVMGPGSWGWVEQAYASMRGLFAPGRLESVTTPVLLVATSNDKLVSYPATEQAAARLPNAELVGFGEEAHHEILREIDAVRDRAMDAISEFLGRVAPPQ